Within Haematobia irritans isolate KBUSLIRL chromosome 2, ASM5000362v1, whole genome shotgun sequence, the genomic segment ATTCAAATGACTTTTAAATGGTGATGTTTTGGTCGATGTCAAGGGTGTTGTTATTGTACTGGAGGTGGATGATGTATTTGTGTTATTCTTAGGCACCGGGGTAGAGATTGTTGTTGTCCTTGGCGGTGTAGCCTGTGTaggattaattttcaattttaatttagccGATATGGTGGATTCGACCTTTTGCAATTGCTGAGGTCTTTGGCGGTGATGTTTGGTCGATGAAGAAGGTACAAAGGGTTTCCTTTGTTGTTTAGCAGGAGATCTTTCTGCAGTTGTCTCCGGTTTTAATGTGGTGGAAGTGGCGCTAGTAGTGGTTGTCGAGGTCGTGGTCATGGTCGTTGTAGTTGTTGATGAGTTTGTGTCCACAAGACTGGATGTAGATGGAACAGTTGtaatcgttgttgttgtttcgaGTTTTGAGGAAGTGGACGAAATACTGAGATTTTCCGTAGTAGTATTGCCCACACCAAGCTGGGGAGACTGTACGACTTCTATATTTGAACCATCCAATTCACTGGGAGATTTGGCATTACTTGATGATTCAAAAACgctatttaattcaatattaatGATATCTACCAAATCATCATCATCGGGCGTTAATGTCAAATCACCATCGTCATCGATCGCGACTTGTTTTTCTAACAAATCGGAAGAAGAAGattttgtggtgaaattctctgtagcaatattttttttcaattctatgggtaattcttcatttttttcatccCCATTGGTTGTACTCATAGTTGAAGTATCCACATCATTTATGGGATCTATTGTGGTCTGTTCTATATCGTTTGCCACCACTGTGGACTCTACATCTTCAACTGTTGTGGATGCTGTAGGCGGTTGcgttgttgtagttgttgtgcTAGTACTCGAAGTAGAAGTGGTCGTTGTAACCGGCCTAAAATGAGGCTCTCTCAAAACATCATTCATTTTGAAATTCTCAAAATCATCACGGTGATGCATTAATTTGGAAGCCCGTCGATTGTAACCATCACGTGAATATCTTTCAGCCGCTGCCTCTATATCGTCCACATCGATttcattgtttaaaatttcatctcgCAATACAGCGATGTGTCGTACATCACCATACATTCGCTTCATAAGTCCTTGATTTTCATGTACGAAACGTCGCACTGCGTGCCATGGGTAGGCGGCACCTGGCTGAGTACAATATGCTTGAGTGATTAGATCACAGGGAATGGCAGCCAACATTTGAGCACGGCCTCTACGTGATTGTTTTG encodes:
- the spz4 gene encoding spaetzle domain-containing protein 4, producing MEYINMDKRFKISKILVRNLIFLLLFALLIDRGTTFGYDSTSSSCSPNTKQSRRGRAQMLAAIPCDLITQAYCTQPGAAYPWHAVRRFVHENQGLMKRMYGDVRHIAVLRDEILNNEIDVDDIEAAAERYSRDGYNRRASKLMHHRDDFENFKMNDVLREPHFRPVTTTTSTSSTSTTTTTTQPPTASTTVEDVESTVVANDIEQTTIDPINDVDTSTMSTTNGDEKNEELPIELKKNIATENFTTKSSSSDLLEKQVAIDDDGDLTLTPDDDDLVDIINIELNSVFESSSNAKSPSELDGSNIEVVQSPQLGVGNTTTENLSISSTSSKLETTTTITTVPSTSSLVDTNSSTTTTTMTTTSTTTTSATSTTLKPETTAERSPAKQQRKPFVPSSSTKHHRQRPQQLQKVESTISAKLKLKINPTQATPPRTTTISTPVPKNNTNTSSTSSTITTPLTSTKTSPFKSHLNKNYNRYTTTNNKYNVPSTGPSAAPSAQTPLKPNSDLLLGEKIRKPVSNVTPAAAAVANKPIMRDGQLFQDTMKQEPAPIVNVRGVNACPVKEEVVAPFWANNTRGEVLALLNLYPFEQYVHWEKCTHEHKQMYCREGCRCEQQYRLHRLLAYDPHNECRGIFSDWFRFPSCCICKCYNIPLDFRATSRSPRSEGGSGGGETSDRRHPIEIAEEQVKNAIYEHATEDWYRPKDEFDFFEG